The DNA segment GGGAGATAGAAGAGGAGATCCAGAGTCACCGCCCCGGCATCGACTCACTGCATGAGCAGGTCCAAGCACTGCCACAGGCCTACATACATTTCCCTGAGGTATGTgtgctttgtttttaataattcttcAGTCATGACGTGCTATTTGTAGTACTAAATTATTGTTTATGGCTGACTGCAGGTGGATGGTCGCCTACCTGCTATTGAGCAGCGCTTTGAAGAACTGGAGTCTCTGTCAGCAGCTCGGCGCCAGGCTCTGGAAGGTGCCCTAGCCCTTTACCGCATGTTCAGTGAAGCTGGTGCCTGCCAGCTCTGGGTGGAGGAAAAGGAGCAATGGTTACATGGCATGGAGATCCCTACCAAACTGGAGGACTTAGAGGTGGTGCAGCAGAGGTTAGTCTGGGCGTTAGAGAAGGGGAGAATGTTCAAACAGATTTGagttattttaatgttgatGGCTAAATACTTCTAAGAATAATAACTAAAAATTCATTCAAATAATTAGATTTGTAAAATCAAACACATGAGGTAGTGTTGATGAAATAccccatagaaataaaattgtaaGAAAATTCAacaatcaatacatttttttgtataacGTCAATGCCTTCTCTCACAAGTACCTCAATTATTTACGTAAATATCCAGTCTAAATTACATAAGACTTTTCAGAATGAGTAAACTAATGTTGGACTATTCTTTATGACTGGAGGTTCGAGACACTGGAACCTGAGATGAACAACCTAGGAATTCGTGTCGCCGATGTGAACCAGGTTGCCGAGCAGCTGTTGAGCTCCGACAACTGTAGCAAAGCCCAAATCCACCAGACACGAGACCAACTGCACAACAGGTCAGAGCTAACACATGAGCCCTATTAAAATCCACTACTTTACACAGAAAAATATTTGTACTCAAAAAATTTTgcataaatattacatttgttGTGGTCCTTAGATGGAAGGAGTTTGAACAACTGGCTGGCCAAAAGAAAATAGCTCTAGAGTCGGCCCTAAACATCCAGAATTACCACTTGGAGTGTAATGAGATCCAAACTTGGATGAAGGAAAAGACCAAAGTGATTGAATCCACTCAGAGCCTGGGCAATGACCTCGCTGGAGTGATGGCACTGCAACGCAAACTCACTGGCATGGAGAGGGACCTGGAGGCCATTCAGGTATGGAGAGGTCACATGTAGAGACTTATTGCAATAGGATGGGATCCAAACAGATTGTATAATAGACACTGTAAAAACCAGGGAAGTTAATAACATTATATTAGGCTTTATGTTGGGGTATCTTGTCATCATATctggattaaaataatttttcatatACTTTCAGGGCAAACTGGATGACCTGAGAAACGAGGCTGAAAAGCTGGCCACTGAACATCCAGATCAGGCTGGAGAGATCCAAGGACACCTGGCAGGGATTCAAGATGTGTGGGAGGAGTTGAACGCTACCATGAAGCGGCGTGAGGAGTCATTGGGCGAAGCCAGCAAGCTGCAGGGCTTCCTTAGGGATCTGGATGACTTCCAGTCCTGGCTGTCCCGCACCCAGACAGCCGTGGCCTCGGAGGACATTCCCACCTCTCTGGCAGAGGCTGAGAGTTTGCTAGCCCAACACGAAAGTATCAAGAATGAGGTGGATAACTATAAGGAGGACTACGAAAAGATGCGGGCGGTTGGTGAGGAGGTGACCCAAGGTCAGACTGATGCCCAGCACATGTTCTTGGCCCAAAGGCTCCAGGCACTTGACACTGGCTGGCATGAGTTGCGTCGCATGTGGGAGAACCGCCACAGTCTTTTGGCCCAAGCCTTTGACTACCAGACTTTCTTGAGAGACGCAAAGCAGGCAGAGGCTTTCCTCAACAGCCAGGTTAGAAAAATACACTGCCAGAGAACTATGGCTtcattgaaacaaaaaacatgcatcAACACACAGCCTTATTGGCACAGTTTACAGTCCAGCAGTCAGTGCCAAAATCAAAGAGATACTGCTTGATTTAAGTAAATGATTAAGTCTTTCATCAAGGCTTTGGTTAAAGTAACTAGGAGTTGgatataaatctaaatctaatatAACATTTTCACCAGACCCATCATTACCCTCATGTTTAAGCTCAGCATTTACCCTATTTTAATCTTTATTAtggttgtgtgggtgtttgtggttTGTTTACATTAGTGCCCAGTAATGTGTTTTCACACGCTCTCAAATCAGAGCAACTGAGATGAGAAAAGTAAGCTGTAATGTAAGTAGGTCATAGGGCTAGATTTGTATGGTGTAGGCCGTAATACTACAGTATGTCTATTTTGATGTCATAAAATCCAGAGACCTGCTAACATAATTCAGTGgcacaaaaaatgaaattatgGGAAATTAAAGTTTATTAACATGTAAGGACTGGAACAACCGTCTATCCCAgtacttgttttaaatgttttaatctcAATACATCAATTACAGTAAGCGGACAGGCTGCACAAATCAAGAAAAATCATTGGCATAAGATaagaagtgtttaaaaaaaaaaaaaacacacattcctTTCCTCCCTGTGTAGGAGTATGTGCTGTCCCACATAGAGATGCCCACCAGTCTTCAGGGAGCAGAGGAGGCCATTAAAAAGCATGAGGACTTTCTCACCACCACAGAGGCCAGTGAGGAGAAGATAACTGGTGTGGTTGAGGCTGGACGGCGCCTCATTAATGACTGTAATGCAAACTCTGATAAGATCCAGGAAAAAGTTGATTCTATCCAGGAAAGGTTAGCGCAAGCCCCAATGCatgtttttcttcatatttgatgtttgaaaaatacaaattaatttaactttCTCCTTAATTTTCTCCAGGCATGTTAAGAATAAGGAGGCTGCAAATGAATTGCTGACAAAGCTTAAGGATAACCGTGAACTGCAGCACTTCCTCCAAGATGGACAggaggtaaaaaaaactgtttttaataataatataatgaataaataagtaaaGATGCTTAAGGGATATATTTGTGAAAGTTACCTAGTATTGTGAATACAAATCACTTCTTTAAGCATAAGACAAACTATAGGATTTgttttaaacacaatttcattATACATCAGAAATAATGCTTTTTCCATAACGCTATTCTCTTTTCTGTAGCTCACGTTGTGGATCAATGAGAAGATGTTGACAGCACAGGACATGTCTTATGATGAGGCCAGAAATCTTCACAGCAAGTGGCAGAAACATCAGGCCTTCATGGCAGAGCTGGCCTCCAACAAAGACTGGCTAGACAAAATTGATAAGGTGTGgccattttcaaatgtaatgttATTAAACAGTACTTGGACATCTATCGATCTGACTGTTGATGGGATTGTTAATGGCTGATCAATAAGGCCAAATAGCATTTTATctatatgtattttttcttGGGACAATCTGTTAGGACTGACATTAACAAagcaaaattaaagtaaattcaAACTTGTCTTTGTTTCCTGTCTCCAACAGGAAGGTCAGGCACTGGTGGCGGAGAAGCCGGAGCTGAAACCTGTTGTTCAGCAGACCCTGGAGGACCTACAGCGTCAGTGGGAGGAGCTGGAGGGCACCACCCGCACCAAGGCCCAGTGCTTGTTTGATGCTAACCGGGCAGAGCTCTTTACACAGAGCTGCTCTGCTCTCGATGTCTGGCTGAAAAACCTTGAGGGTCAGCTGTATAGCGACGACTATGGCAAAGATTTAACTAGTGTCAACATCTTGCTCAAAAAACACCAGGTATACCACACTGTGCAAGCAAAGCACAATCTATGCCATTGATGCTGTCAAGAAATACTGTTAATTTTATACTAAACATGTctgattttaaatgtgctggaaaaaaagcaacagaatGTATTATATAAATCTAAACTTGCTGAGTGCAAGTTGTAGAACTGGCCAAATCTGTTAAGTAGAGATTGCCAAATGTCATATCTTCTTGTCTAACactttaactgtttaactgtCCCTGTATAGATGCTTGAGCACCAGATGGAGGTCAGAGAAAAGGAGGTGCAGTCCCTCCAGTCTCAGGCTCTGGCCCTATCCCAGGAGGACGCTGGTCTCGCTGAGGTAGATGGTCAGCAAAGGCGAGTCACTGATAACTTCTCCAACCTTCAGGATCCTCTCGAACTGAGGAGACAGCGACTACTCGCCTCCAAAGAAGCACATCAATTTAACAGAGACCTGGAGGATGAAATTGTGAGTCGGATTACCTGACTGATAGCAGAAATTAGATATAGACGTTTGGAGTGAGTAAGTGTTTCTATTGCATCCAGTTTTGCCTAATGTGATGATCTTTTATTCATTCGTCTGATTTTCTCTCAGCTATGGGTGAAAGAGAGGATGCCCCTGGCGGACTCCACAGACCATGGAAAAGACCTGCCCACCGTACAGCTGTTAATCAAGAAGAACCAGGTACAGGGATACATTTCCTttgacaattttaaaaacaataagttTTATAAAATGTTGCAATGCAGggcaaataaaaggaaaataaagttgacttgGACTCATTGGCATCTCTACATTGTTTAACACCTTCACTGAGTATACACCTAATGCAAGCGTGAGGTGAATAAAATGCCAACCCACCTTCTCTGTTTCTAAATCAGACATTGCAGAAGGAGATCCAAGGCCACCAGCCACGCATCGATGACATCCATAGACGAGGCAAGACTCAGAGCCAGGTAGATGGTGAGAGACAGTCCGTCCTAGAGGAGCGCCTTGTTGAGCTGCGGGACCTCTGGGACCAGCTGATAGCTGAGACAGACAAGCGCCATGCCCGCCTAATAGAGGCCAATCGCGCCCAGCAGTTCTATACTGATGCAGCGGAGGCGGAGGCGTGGATGGGAGAGCAAGAGTTACACATGATGTCAGAAGAAAAAGCCAAGGTTagacaagagaaaataaaacatagTAGTAGTGCCCCTCTTTCACAATCTACTGTCTTGAGAAAATGtgataatttcccatttttctcccAGGATGAGCAAAGTGCACTAGTGATGGTCAAGAAGCACCAGACCCTGGAACAGGCACTTGAAGACTACGCCCAAACCATTCACCAACTGGCCAACAGCAGCCGTCTCATGGTCACCAGTGAACATCCAGAGAGGTAAGAGCACACAAATAGATTTGAATGTTGACGTGTCAATTGTGACAAGCCTTCTTATGAAGAAAGTTGTACACCCACAATCACTGATCTGTCTCGCTCCCTTTGTCTTTTACACAGCGAGAGAATCACCTTACGGCAAGCTCAAGTTGACAAACTGTACGCAGGGTTGAAAGACCTCGCTGAGGAGCGTCGTGGGCGGCTTCAGGAGAGACTGCGGCTGACCCAGCTGAAGCGGGAGGTGGATGACCTGGAACAGTGGATTGCTGAGAGAGAGGTGGTTGCTGGCTCCCATGAACTAGGACAGGACTATGAACATGTCACAGTGAGTATTTTTTCACCAGCACATACTTTGGAGACACTGAAGCTCAGGGAAATTTAGCTGAATTATTAATGTTTTCCACTTGTGCCCTAATTTTCCTTCTTCTAGATGCTGAGAGACAAGTTCCGTGAGTTTGCTCGTGACACCAGCACGATAGGCCAAGAGCGTGTAGATGGTGTTAATGGGCTGGCAGATGACCTGATTGAGTCAGGTCATCCTGAGAACGCTAGTGTGGCTGAGTGGAAGGATGGGTTGAACGAGGCTTGGGCCGATCTGCTGGAGCTGAtcgacacacgcacacaaatgtTAGCAGCCTCCTATGAGTTGCACCGCTTCCATCAGGATGCAATGGAGGTGCTTGGACGTGTTAAGGAGAAGAGGGAGGGGCTGCCTTCTGACCTTGGCCGTGATCTTAACACTGTTCAGCATCTACACAGACAGCACAACACTTTTGAAAATGACATCCAGGCCTTAAGTGGACAGGTCAGCTATCTGTTATGATGataataattataacaataataattccaaTAGAGCCATGTGAATAGGAAACTGACCCCTCTTTGACCTTATAGGTGAACCAGGTGCAAGATGATGCAGCACGGCTGCAGAAGGCTTATGCTGGGGAGAAAGCTGATGACATAAACAGGAGTGAACATGCTGTGACTTCTGCCTGGGAGGGCCTGCTTGAGGCTGGTCAGGCCCGCAGGCTTCTTCTGCTGGACACTGTGGAGAAGTTCCGCTTCTTCAACATGGTGCGAGACCTCATGCTCTGGATGGACGGTGTCAACCTGCAGATAGATGCACATGACAGCCCCAGGTGAATGTCATTATATGCTTAACTTTCTAATTACTGCAAGCTGTACTGTATTGCTGAAATAAACAGTGTAACAACTTATATATGAAAATCTCCCCttattcttctttcttttgtccCAGGGATGTGTCTTCTGCAGGGCTGGTCATTGCCAATCATCAGGACATCAAGTCAGAGATTGAGACCAGAGCAGACAGCTTTACTGCCTGTATTGAGATGGGAAATACTCTTATCAACAATAATCACTATGCAGCTGATGAGGTATTATGTAGTGGATCACTTTCAGTGTTGTCTGTAGTTATGTTAATGCATACTTACAAGAAAGTAAAAAGAGAACACACCTGATGGCCCATTGTGACTTAATGTCAGTCTTTTCATGTGTCCTCCCATTACTGAATGTTCCTTGATTCACAGATCCGGGAAAAACTGGCTCAACTtcaggaaaagagagagaagatcAACAAAAAGTGGCAAGACAAGATGGACCATTTACAAATTGGTATGCAAGCTGAATAATTTTTAGACTTTATATAAGAGCACatgtaatagttcatggcaaAAGAAATGTGGGGATACTTTGGTGTGGGAGCAGACAAGATACAATCAGGGATGTTCAGTTTGAATGTTATCATGGCAGCCATCATTTTTTCCTCTGTCAAGACATGTGAGGTACAATGCTACAAGGTATACACCACATGCTATTCTATAACACGTGTGCTTACAACTATTTGAATGGTGTTGATTGCACTATGGAAAAAGTAGAGCCAGGACTAACTTTTTGTTTggtctgcatttattttatattttgcgGCCATCTTTTCCTAGGAAACACTGCCTGCACCAACCGGATATGAAACCTGTGTTTTTTGCCATTAACCCATTGAGCTTTTGGTCTCGAAGGGCCAACACGTGTACCTGACTCACTACTAATGGTTTTTGATGCTGTTTATActgcatttttttatgttctcaTAGTTTGtttactctcttttttctctctgtcttctgctCCCCTAATCTCTGCATCTCAGTGCTGGAGGTGTTGCAGTTCGGACGCGATGCCTATGTGGCAGAGTCTTGGTTGGCAGGACAAGAACCTCTGGTGCGAGCAGCAGAGCTGGGCTCAAATGTGGATGAGGTAGAGAGCCTAATTAAGCGCCATGAGGCCTTTGAGAAACTTGCTGCAGCCTGGGAAGACCGCTTTGTGCTGCTGGAGAAACTCACTACAGTAAGTAGAGAGATGATCACATAGCAAAGATTATATGTGTATTTGAGAATGGTTTGGATTTGTTCTAAATGGCCTGGTAGATACAGGATGTCCATCACTCATCTATGAATGTAGGCATTGATTCTCCCTCACTCATTCAATTTTTAGTTTAGATAGCACTACTGACTTTCTATTTTTCAGCTTGAGGAGCAAGAGatgcagagaaggagagaggaagaagagagagcacGGCGACCCCCTACACCACCCCCGGCAGAAGTTGCACAATCTGAAGCAGAAAGTCATGCACATGATTCTGCAGCCAGGTAAACCAAAAGAGAATACTACAGAGAGTTCTGGTAGAGCAGAACGGTGTTGGTGTTTAGAATCAACAGACAGAACcgtttttttattaacattccCTCGCTCTCAAACGCAGAACCAGTCTGGACCAGACCACACTCAATCAGTCGGTGTCAGTGAATGGAGTTCACAGCGACAACGACACATCACAGGTGGGTGTTTCGTAGATCCAAATGTTTTGAGTACTACAGGATTTTTTACCATAGGCCTCTGACATGTAATGTCCTGTAATGTCTTTTTCTATGTTCCACATCTCATAATCCCTCAATCTTTGTTAAAAATTTATGAGAAATATCTTTGATGTTGCCATGAGATGTCCACATCTAATAATTGTACATGACAAATCAAGTCATGAAAATatacaagtaaaaaataaaagaaacttgTATCTTATACATATAAAACATGGTGTAACTGCATGTgaatgtgtctctgtctgttctgtctgtgtgGTTGTTCTACTACTAACAGTGTTTTTTTGGTACATACTCCCTTGTCATATAACAATAATTGCTATTATTCAATTGAAAGAAacatctggatttatttttattttttttgccagaGTGGCCATGAAGTCTAATTTCTGAAATTTTAATTTAAGCAAAATACCTAGAAACAATATATATGTATCAATATTTTGTAGAATGGATAAACGGCAACAGCTGATGGGTATTGTTGATGCCAAATATGGGAAACACTTTTTCTGAAAAGGATCAGTGCCACTCGGGGTTTGCAGAGAAAGGAACTCATCCACCACCTCAGGAACCCTGATTCAGTTTCACAGGGCACCTGTGGGGAGGAGGAGGTTGGGATGTTGGTAGGACACAGAAAAACTATTATGCATGTTACATGATCCCAGTGAAAGATCCTCACTGGCAGATGAGAATAAGCACCTTGTGGAAAGCAGAAGTAATCTAATGTTTTGGTTTGCAGCTGACACTACAGAGAAGACTCAGTCAAAAAAAGGGAGccgtttctgtatttattgaacctttcattgtttttaccgtTAATCCACAAAATTGGTGACAAATGTTATTGAAGCCAATCATAATGGTGATGTCTCTGAAAAGTTCTAGAAGTGTATCCCAGTTTTTAACTTTCAAGTTTCTGCCACAGACAGACCTCTTAACAATTTCTTGTTGCGTTTTTATCAGCAGTTATTGTCGCTATCGTTGTCAGTGGGAAAGAAATCAGAGCCTAAACGTGTGTGTAAGCCAAAGCAGCCGGAGCGTGTGAGTACCAAGCCGTGGTCAGCTGTGTAGCTTCCCCTCGCCCCCGTCACAGCCTCCGCTCAGCTCCTGGTCAACTGCAgtgccttttttcttctgttgaGAAGCCATCGCTCTCTGTCACAGATGCAAACCAttgctttatttattcatgtttcatTAATAAATCCCATTGCTGTTTTGAAGGCATGATGCAGATTCATGAACAAATTGTCTCATGGATCAGTTGTAAATGTGCTCATATTGACCAGGACAGGAGTGACTGTCCATGTGAAGTCCAGAGTTGTAAATGTGGTGATAACTGTAGCCGTTCAAAGCTGATTTATATGTAGCTTGTTAGTCTTTTCCTAAATGTGTACACTCCTTGTGATGAgtaaaagtcatttaaaatctCTTTGTAGAAAAAGCTCTACAACGATGAACAGAGACGTCCCCTTAGCTGATGATATTTTCTACTACTGTCAGAATTGAGTACATGAAAAGGCATACTATTGTCTGTGGATTTTGGATTTAGGATTCATATGGTAAATAAAAGCCAGAATACTTTACAAGAGAGATGTGGAGGATTTTAGGCTTTACTGTAATTGAGATTATGTTAAAGTATGgttttgtctgagtttgtgTGTTGCAGTTATTATTTACTAATTTGAAGTTGATCAATAAATTACTGGGACTTGACTGAAGAGGCATAATATTATCTTGAGAACAGTAATATTTGCATTGAAAAATTTTATTTCCCTCTGTTTCAAACAAATATCAGGTTCCTTCAGtacattttggatgtttttgaacattttaactATCAATGTTCAGGGTAGCATGCATGTGTGGTTATCTTAATTGTATGTCTTACCCACACAAGTGACTGTAATTGTCCTTTAATAATGTCAGTGTACTGTGATTATGTGGGACCACGCTGTGCTGTTACCTCAGGTAATCATACAGTGCTGTAAAAGCAAGCATCATCATGGCTTTTCATGTATGGCTGCTTTGCTGCTCACTGCTTCCACCCAGTCGTGTGTTTTTCTACCTCCTCACAACCATTCATGTTCTGGTTTGAACCACAGGGCTCAGAGACTGAGTCTGTGAACGGACCAGGTAGAGACAGCGGGCTGGCATCCTCTCGCCTGGATCCTTCTGCCACATTACCGAGCAGAGGCGGAGCGGAGTCTGAGTCAGATACCATGGAGGGGATGCTCTGTCGAAAACAGGAGATGGAGTCCCACGGCAAAAAGTCAGCTAGCAGGTGAGTGTTGTAATTGGGGGCattaaaatagacttcagaggGGCAAGACAATGAAGACTTGATTTCAGTTAAACAATATTGAAAATGTGCATTTcggaaaactaaattgatggtGTCTTAATCTGCCATAACGTGTTTTAACTGCCGGCCTGTCAGATATGCTGTAGAACTCTAAACAAAATCAGATAAAAGCTTGAAGTTATAATctgttaaatatatatttaaaaatagtgTTTGGCAGTGTCCCTACCTTTTTCTAAGAAAGTCAAAGGCATATTGTACAAAATGTCCTAATCCCATTTCTTTGCTCCCCGTAGGTCCTGGCAGAACGTGTACTGTGTTCTAAGAAAGGGAAGTCTCGGTTTCTATAAAGACGGCAAGAGCGCTACCAACGGCATTCCATACCACGGAGAAGTACCCATCAGCCTCGGAGAGGCTGTGTGTGAGGTTGCCAACGACTATAAAAAGAGGAAATTTGTATTCAAGCTCAGGTGAGAATAGATTTGGCAACTAAAAACCTCAGAACACGGATTCTTGATACAGTTTTCACCCTGTtagattttataaataaaatgagagGCTGTGACGAAATGCCAATAGGATTAAGGAGATGTAATGGACTTTGTAGTTTACATGTGACTAATGGTTTACCTCTTCAACCCTCGGTCTGCAGGCTAGGGGATGGAAAAGAGTATCTGTTCCAAGCAAAGGATGAGGTAAGATGTATAGAACAGAATTACTTTActaaaatgaataattaaatacaaattgtgtctgtgtgctgtgaCTCTTCTTGATGATGGTTATATATAATACATgtttttgaccttttgtttaAAGGCGGAGATGAGCTCCTGGATCCGTTCCATCATCAGCTCCATTCCAACAGGATCAGAGGATTCGCCCGTAGGTCCAAGGGCCCTCAGCCGTGCCATGACGATGCCTCCCATCTCCCCCAGCTCAGGTGATGCTGGAGGTGTAACAATGCGCAACAAAGATGGGAAAGAAAAGGATCGTGAGAAGAGGTTTAGCTTCTTTGGCAAGAAAAAATAGAACACTTGTAAAATTGATGAAAACTACATTTGTCAAAATTTCAACAACCAGAAGCCGGCTGAAAGCAAAGTACAAACaggtcacacaaacacactgctcTCAGTGCAGGCCCCAAGGAATTTGTGGACAGCTACTGTATGTGGCGgagaactttttttctttatctgatTCTCTCCATCGCCCGTTTTATCTGTCATTTGCTTTTCATCCACTTCATATTTCACGTTTAGTTGCACCAAACAATGAAAGCCCTCATCCAATTTCAGCCAACTGGCTGAGCGTATTAATCAGTAACAGGTGTGGTGGCATTAGCAGGGATTCAGACCCAGTTCAGTTCCAATCCACCAAAACGGCCGTCCCTCAGCATGAATATTTTCTCCTGACTTGCTGAGCCGTTTTGATGCCGTgccatttaataaaacaatggaTGGTGGCTTTCCACTGTTGTGCACATTGCTTTTATTACCCCACTTTAAAGCGCTCTCTCTTTGGGAAGGATCACATcagtctctttttctgttcttgGTATTGATGTTGTTAACCTGACCGAtattattgctattattattaatattatttatctTTTGCTA comes from the Etheostoma spectabile isolate EspeVRDwgs_2016 chromosome 13, UIUC_Espe_1.0, whole genome shotgun sequence genome and includes:
- the sptbn2 gene encoding spectrin family protein isoform X1, encoding MSTISPTDFDSLEIQQQYNDINNRWDLAAETDWDNENSSARLFERSRIKALADEREAVQKKTFTKWVNSHLGRVTCRIGDLYTDLRDGRMLIRLLEVLSGEQLPKPTKGRMRIHCLENVDKALQFLKEQKVHLENMGSHDIVDGNHRLTLGLIWTIILRFQIQDISVETADNKEKKSAKDALLLWCQMKTAGYPNVNIHNFTTSWRDGLAFSAIVHKHRPDVIEFDNLKRSNAHYNLQNAFNVAEKELGLTKLLDPEDVNVDQPDEKSIITYVATYYHYFSKMKALAVEGKRIGKVLDYAIEADELIEKYETLASELLQWIEQTIGTLNDRQLANSLNAVQNQLQAFNSYRTVEKPPKFTEKGNLEVLLFTIQSKMRANNQKVYMPREGKLISDINKAWERLEKAEHERELALRNELIRQEKLEMLAARFDRKAAMRETWLSENQRLVSQDNFGTDLGAVEAATRKHEAIETDIGAYWERVAAVEAVAKELEAERYHDVRRVIARRDNVLRLWEYLKELLAARRERLNAHRDLQRLFEEMRYIMDWMAEMKGRLQSQDSGKHLHDVLDLLQKHTLVEADISAQAERIKAVQGAAQRFTSYEQAYKPCEPGLVSEKVDLLGQAYEELGKLAGKRRLRLEDSHRLWQFLWDVGEEAAWIREQEQILASGDCGRDLTSALHLLSKHEAFRDEMAARYGPLSNSIAAGEALVKEGHFGAPEVTERIDDIRAQWTHLEEATKLREQSLKEAVALHQFQTDANDMEVWIMETLRQVSSQEVGHDEFSTQTLARKQREIEEEIQSHRPGIDSLHEQVQALPQAYIHFPEVDGRLPAIEQRFEELESLSAARRQALEGALALYRMFSEAGACQLWVEEKEQWLHGMEIPTKLEDLEVVQQRFETLEPEMNNLGIRVADVNQVAEQLLSSDNCSKAQIHQTRDQLHNRWKEFEQLAGQKKIALESALNIQNYHLECNEIQTWMKEKTKVIESTQSLGNDLAGVMALQRKLTGMERDLEAIQGKLDDLRNEAEKLATEHPDQAGEIQGHLAGIQDVWEELNATMKRREESLGEASKLQGFLRDLDDFQSWLSRTQTAVASEDIPTSLAEAESLLAQHESIKNEVDNYKEDYEKMRAVGEEVTQGQTDAQHMFLAQRLQALDTGWHELRRMWENRHSLLAQAFDYQTFLRDAKQAEAFLNSQEYVLSHIEMPTSLQGAEEAIKKHEDFLTTTEASEEKITGVVEAGRRLINDCNANSDKIQEKVDSIQERHVKNKEAANELLTKLKDNRELQHFLQDGQELTLWINEKMLTAQDMSYDEARNLHSKWQKHQAFMAELASNKDWLDKIDKEGQALVAEKPELKPVVQQTLEDLQRQWEELEGTTRTKAQCLFDANRAELFTQSCSALDVWLKNLEGQLYSDDYGKDLTSVNILLKKHQMLEHQMEVREKEVQSLQSQALALSQEDAGLAEVDGQQRRVTDNFSNLQDPLELRRQRLLASKEAHQFNRDLEDEILWVKERMPLADSTDHGKDLPTVQLLIKKNQTLQKEIQGHQPRIDDIHRRGKTQSQVDGERQSVLEERLVELRDLWDQLIAETDKRHARLIEANRAQQFYTDAAEAEAWMGEQELHMMSEEKAKDEQSALVMVKKHQTLEQALEDYAQTIHQLANSSRLMVTSEHPESERITLRQAQVDKLYAGLKDLAEERRGRLQERLRLTQLKREVDDLEQWIAEREVVAGSHELGQDYEHVTMLRDKFREFARDTSTIGQERVDGVNGLADDLIESGHPENASVAEWKDGLNEAWADLLELIDTRTQMLAASYELHRFHQDAMEVLGRVKEKREGLPSDLGRDLNTVQHLHRQHNTFENDIQALSGQVNQVQDDAARLQKAYAGEKADDINRSEHAVTSAWEGLLEAGQARRLLLLDTVEKFRFFNMVRDLMLWMDGVNLQIDAHDSPRDVSSAGLVIANHQDIKSEIETRADSFTACIEMGNTLINNNHYAADEIREKLAQLQEKREKINKKWQDKMDHLQIVLEVLQFGRDAYVAESWLAGQEPLVRAAELGSNVDEVESLIKRHEAFEKLAAAWEDRFVLLEKLTTLEEQEMQRRREEEERARRPPTPPPAEVAQSEAESHAHDSAARTSLDQTTLNQSVSVNGVHSDNDTSQQLLSLSLSVGKKSEPKRVCKPKQPERGSETESVNGPGRDSGLASSRLDPSATLPSRGGAESESDTMEGMLCRKQEMESHGKKSASRSWQNVYCVLRKGSLGFYKDGKSATNGIPYHGEVPISLGEAVCEVANDYKKRKFVFKLRLGDGKEYLFQAKDEAEMSSWIRSIISSIPTGSEDSPVGPRALSRAMTMPPISPSSGDAGGVTMRNKDGKEKDREKRFSFFGKKK